In Mus caroli chromosome 9, CAROLI_EIJ_v1.1, whole genome shotgun sequence, a single window of DNA contains:
- the LOC110301605 gene encoding olfactory receptor 8B3-like: MGLENGSLVTEFILLGLTNDPDLQLPLFLLFLLIYTTTALGNLALITLIALNSHLHTPMYFFLLNLSCIDLCYSSVITPKMLMNFLVRKNIISYMGCMTQLYFFCFFAICECCVLTSMAYDRYVAICNPLLYNXXMSPKVCSYLMLGSYIMGFSGAMIHTGCIVRLTFCDKNIINHYFCDLFPLLQLSCTSTYANEIEILIVGGTYIIVPSVIIFTSYGFILSNILQMRSTAGMSKAFSTCSSHILAVSLFFGSCAFMYLQPSSPGSMDQGKVSSVFYTIVVPMMNPLIYSFRNKDVKVALRKVLLRHSVFLS; the protein is encoded by the exons ATGGGTCTGGAAAATGGTTCTTTGGTGACTGAATTCATTCTACTGGGGTTAACAAATGATCCTGATCTCCAGTTACCCCTGTTCTTACTCTTTCTGCTAATATACACAACAACAGCACTGGGGAATTTGGCCTTGATCACTTTAATTGCACTGAATTCTCACcttcacacccccatgtactttttccttttaaacttgtCCTGCATTGATCTTTGTTATTCATCTGTAATTACACCCAAAATGCTGATGAACTTCTTAGTAAGGAAGAACATTATCTCCTACATGGGATGTATGACCCAgctctatttcttttgtttttttgccattTGTGAATGTTGTGTTCTGACATCAATGGCCTATGATCGTTATGTGGCCATATGCAATCCACTCTTGTATAACATNNCTATGTCTCCCAAGGTTTGTTCCTATCTTATGCTTGGTTCATACATAATGGGGTTTTCTGGTGCCATGATTCACACTGGATGCATTGTGAGACTGACCTTCTGTGACAAGAACATCATCAACCACTATTTCTGTGATCTTTTCCCTCTGTTGCAGCTCTCCTGTACCAGCACTTATGCCAATGAAATAGAGATTCTAATCGTAGGTGGTACTTATATCATTGTGCCCAGTGTAATCATCTTTACCTCTTATGGTTTCATTCTCTCAAATATCCTTCAAATGAGATCCACTGCAGGAATGTCCAAAGCTTTTAGCACCTGCAGCTCCCATATACTTgctgtttctttattctttggctCATGTGCATTTATGTATCTTCAACCCTCCTCACCTGGGTCTATGGATCAGGGAAAAGTCTCTTCTGTCTTCTATACCATTGTGGTCCCCATGATGAACCCCTTAATCTATAGCTTTAGGAACAAGGATGTTAAAGTTGCCCTGAGAAAA gtgcttctccgccattcggtattcctcagttga
- the LOC110301606 gene encoding olfactory receptor 8B3-like produces the protein MVVTNGSLVTEFILXGLTDNPDLQXXLXLVFLVMYMITXFGNLTLILLTVLNSHLHTPMYFFLFNLSFIDLCYSSVVTPKLLMNFVLKKNIIGFAGCMTQLYFFCFFVISECYVLTAMAYDRYVAICNPLMYKVTMSPKVCSYLMLGSYLMGFSDAMIHTGCILRLTFCDGNTINHYFCDLLPLMQLSCTSTYINEVEIFIVGGKDITVPSIVIIISYGFILFNILQIKSTGGRSKAFNTCSSHIIAVSLFFGSCAFMYLKPSSVGSLNEGKVSSVFYTIVVPMMNPLIYSLRNKDVKLALRKTLSRRKL, from the coding sequence ATGGTCGTGACAAATGGCTCTTTGGTAACAGAATTCATTCTCNTNGGGTTAACAGATAACCCTGACCTNCAAANNCNCCTCTTNTTAGTTTTCCTAGTAATGTATATGATAACTNCCTTTGGNAATTTGACCTTGATCCTTCTAACTGTGCTGAACTCTCACCTTCACACCCCTATGTACTTTTTCCTCTTTAACTTGTCCTTCATAGACCTCTGCTATTCTTCTGTTGTTACTCCCAAATTGCTGATGAACTTTGTACTAAAGAAGAATATTATTGGTTTTGCAGGATGTATGACTCAACTCtacttcttctgtttttttgtcaTCTCTGAATGTTATGTCCTGacagcaatggcttatgatcGCTATGTGGCTATCTGCAATCCACTCATGTATAAAGTTACCATGTCCCCTAAAGTCTGTTCCTATCTTATGCTTGGTTCATATTTGATGGGATTTTCTGATGCCATGATCCATACTGGATGCATCCTGAGACTGACTTTCTGTGATGGGAACACCATCAATCACTACTTCTGCGATCTTCTGCCTTTGATGCAGCTCTCCTGTACAAGCACCTATATAAATGAGGTAGAGATTTTCATTGTAGGGGGAAAAGATATCACTGTGCCCAGTATTGTCATCATTATTTCTTATGGCTTCATCCTCTTTAATATTCTCCAAATAAAATCCACTGGGGGCAGATCAAAAGCTTTCAACACCTGCAGTTCTCATATAAttgctgtttctctgttttttggGTCATGTGCATTTATGTACCTAAAACCATCCTCTGTTGGATCTTTGAATGAGGGGAAAGTGTCTTCTGTCTTCTATACCATTGTGGTCCCAATGATGAACCCTTTAATCTACAGCTTGAGAAATAAAGATGTTAAACTTGCCCTGAGAAAAACTTTGAGCAGGAGAAAGTTATAG